A window of Dehalogenimonas sp. WBC-2 genomic DNA:
ACAGAAGATATCGCCGTGCTTTGCCAATCTATTGCTTTGAAGTTATGCAATATAGACACGGAGAAGACCAGGGGCTATAATCCGGATGGATGATGTTATGGTAAGTGAAGAAAAAATCAAAGTATTGCTTGCGGACGATCATGTGATTGTCCGTGAAGGAACACGTGAGATGGTTCAGCGACAGCCTGACATGCAGGTGGTGGCTGAAGCCAGTGACGGAGTGGAGGCGGTGGAACTGGCAAAGGTTTACAAACCGGACGTTATCGTTATGGACATATCGATGCCAAATATGAACGGCATTGAAGCGACAAAACAAATTAAAAAAATCCTCCCAACCACAGCGATACTCGTTCTGACTGCTTATGACTCCGATCAATACATTATGGCGCTATTGGAAGCCGGCGCGGCGGGCTACCTGTTAAAAAATGTTCGTGGTAATCAACTTATAGAGGCGATACGAGCTGTGTATTCCGGCGAATCAATCCTGCAACCTTCAACAACCAGACGCGTTATTGACCATCTGAAATCCAAGCCATTACCCACGGATGATAACCCTGCAGCCGCGCTTACCGAACGTGAGATGGAAGTTTTGAAGCTTGCAGCTAAAGGCGTCAGTAACCGGGACATCGCCGACCGGCTTTTTGTAAGCAGCAGAACGGTACAAACTCACCTTTCAAATATTTTCAAGAAGCTTGAGGTAGCCTCCCGTACCGAAGCTATTCTTTACGGTCTTAAACGTGGTTGGTTCTATATGGAGGAACTACCCTGAAAGAGACTCCCGGAAAACCAAGGCCTTCACCCCCCACCAAGCTTTGGCGCCGTATACTCAAGTTATTTACCAACTTCCATATATGGTTGCTTATCATTTTCTTTATCGGCGGTTTTTTTCTCCAATATCCTCAATTCATTCCCTTCATTGATCCCATAAACCCAAACAGTTTTTTAGACCTGAGCCGTCATTCTTTCGGGCGATTAATTATGCTGCTGCCAGTAACTTACGCTGCTTTAGTTTTTGGGATCCGTATCGGATTATTGGCACTGTTGGCTGCGGTATCAATCATTGTGCCCTATTTGTTTATTACAGAAATCCCTGTAACCAATGATGATATCATCGAAATCATCGGTATTGTTATTATCGGTCTGGTAGTTAATCTATGGCTGGAAAGTTATGAATCAGATAAGCGTCACCGTCAGATGGCCTATTTGAGACTAGAAAGCGCACAGAGAGAACTCCAAAGAATGCAACAAAACCTCAGATTTTATGATACCGTTCCTTTGTAGTTGTTTGCCCCTTCGGAGTATAGTCTACCCTAGCGGTATATGCCGCCAATATCCAAGTTCGGCATATCCCGTTAGTATAGCTAGGGGATTGATAATATGTCCGATACCCAAAACAAAACGAATAAACGTATCTGGGTTAAGCGAATCTGTGGTGGTGTTATGTCCGTGAGTGCTGCCGGATTTTGGACGGTGCTGCCGGAAACTGGGTGGCTGTCCGAAGATATAGCCCAAGTAGCTGCTAGAATATTTATACTATTGATATTTATCGCCGGTTTAATATTAATTTTTAGTAGTTTCAATAAATTGCCCGAACCATCAATTGTATCCCAACAGCCGAAGGAATTATCCCCCGAAGATAAAATCCAATTGGCAGAACTTTATGCTTCGCTTAGTAGACTTAGTTACGATTTGGGGACAAGTAAATTAGCAACCAAAGAATTACTCCGAAAGCGTATTAATAACAATACCGATATGATTAGTAAATTAGCCTTACCTAATAAACTAGATACGGCTAGAACTGTGCTCTGTCTTGTGGAAGAATGTCAATCGTTTTGCGAAACGATGGAAGATTGGCAGCGTGATTTCTGTGTTAGAAAATATAAATGGATAATAGATTATCAACTTAAAAAACTTTTAAAGGGATGAATGAAATGAATAACGTAATTAATTGCAAACATTGTGAATCAGAAAACGTAATAAAGTTCGGCATACAAAGCGGTACTCAGATGTACTTCTGTAAAGACTGTAACCGCAAGTTTAAAGATGATGACGCCTTATTCGATTGCCGTGTACCCGCCGAATACGTCAGTTCCGCTATGTCCATGTACTATCGTGGCATGAGTATTGAGGATATATGCCAGCAACTTAAAATGAACAAAGGTTATCATCCGTCAAAGTCGGTAGTATTCAAGTGGATAAACAAGTTCACCGATAAAGCCGTTGACCACTATGCCAAGTATAGACCGCAAGTCGGGGACACTTGGATCGCCGACGAAACGGTACTCAGCCTGGACGGTAACGATGTTTGGCTGTGGGATATTATTGACGATAAAACACGTTTCCTACTTGCCAGCAAACTCAGTTATACCCGCAACACATCAGACGCTAGAACGCTATTTCAATTAGCCAAGAATCGTGCGGGTAAATCGCCTAAAGCCTTATTGACTGATG
This region includes:
- a CDS encoding mobile element protein, which produces MNNVINCKHCESENVIKFGIQSGTQMYFCKDCNRKFKDDDALFDCRVPAEYVSSAMSMYYRGMSIEDICQQLKMNKGYHPSKSVVFKWINKFTDKAVDHYAKYRPQVGDTWIADETVLSLDGNDVWLWDIIDDKTRFLLASKLSYTRNTSDARTLFQLAKNRAGKSPKALLTDGLRAYIDASMEVFGDESDHIRTSPTAKENSTNRIERWHSTLKERTKVMRALRNPESALRFTDGFIAYYNFIRPHEGLNGQTPAESAGIDYDAKNWSEVIRIGEPNRITKIVKPYKVPTELRKARRVVTGKPYKSGRKYKVKTEVKPGVMAIERSRKKAI
- a CDS encoding sensor histidine kinase; this translates as MLIIFFIGGFFLQYPQFIPFIDPINPNSFLDLSRHSFGRLIMLLPVTYAALVFGIRIGLLALLAAVSIIVPYLFITEIPVTNDDIIEIIGIVIIGLVVNLWLESYESDKRHRQMAYLRLESAQRELQRMQQNLRFYDTVPL
- a CDS encoding DNA-binding response regulator; the protein is MVSEEKIKVLLADDHVIVREGTREMVQRQPDMQVVAEASDGVEAVELAKVYKPDVIVMDISMPNMNGIEATKQIKKILPTTAILVLTAYDSDQYIMALLEAGAAGYLLKNVRGNQLIEAIRAVYSGESILQPSTTRRVIDHLKSKPLPTDDNPAAALTEREMEVLKLAAKGVSNRDIADRLFVSSRTVQTHLSNIFKKLEVASRTEAILYGLKRGWFYMEELP